Part of the Microbulbifer salipaludis genome is shown below.
GGCCCAGGCGTTGGGTGAAACTGCGCCGCTGCTGATGATTGGCATGGTGGCGTTTATCGTCGATGTGCCGAGCGGTATCACCGACCCCTCCACGGTGCTGCCGGTGCAGATTTTCCTGTGGGCCGACAGCCCGGAGCGCGCCTTTGTAGAGCGCACTTCCGCCGCGATCATGGTACTGCTGGCAGTCCTGATCACCATGAACACCTGCGCAGTATGGCTGCGTAAAAAACTTGAGCGCCGTTGGTAGCGCGTTGCGTTACCGCTGAATGCTAAGATTGCGAATCGAGAGTGAGCCATGACAACCATGACCCTGAACGCCGGCGGCACTGCACCGGCGCAAGACCAAGCCGATCAGGCTGCGGAGTCCAAGACTGTGAAGAACAGAGAGGCGAATCCCAGCGCCGAAGTGAATGAGACCGTCGGCAGCCCCTTCTGCGACGATGCCAAACTGCGCATGCGCAATGTGAATGTGTTTTACGGCGAGGCCCAGGCCATTCACGATGTGAGCCTGGACATCGGCCGCAACCAGGTGGTGGCCATGATCGGCCCGTCCGGTTGCGGTAAGTCCACCTTCCTGCGCTGCCTGAACCGCATGAACGACACCATCGAAGGCTGCCGCGTGGAAGGCGACCTGACCCTGGATGGCGACCCCATCTACGGTCCCAAGGTGGATGTGGTGCCGCTGCGTGCGCGTGTGGGCATGGTGTTCCAGAAGCCGAACCCCTTCCCCAAGTCCATTTACGAAAACGTCGCCTACGGTCCCAAGATTCACGGTATCGCCAGCCGCCGCGCCGAGCTGGACGAAATTGTGGAAAACAGCCTGCGTCGCGCGGGCCTGTGGAATGAGGTGAAAGACCGCCTCGACAAGCCCGGCACCGGCCTTTCCGGTGGTCAGCAGCAGCGCCTGTGTATTGCCCGCGCCATCGCCGTGAGCCCGGAAGTGATCCTGATGGACGAGCCCTGTTCGGCACTCGACCCCATCGCCACCGCGCGCATCGAGGAGCTGATCGACGAGCTGCGCGAGAACTACACCATCGCCATCGTCACCCACTCGATGCAACAGGCCGCGCGGGTCAGCCAGCGCACCGCCTACTTCCACCTGGGTAAGCTGGTGGAAGTGAACGATACCGAGACCGTGTTCACCAACCCGGAACACGCTCTCACCGAAGCCTACATTACCGGCCGTTTCGGCTAAGGTTGGGGGAGCCCGCTAAAGATTATGGAAATGCATTTCGATCAACACATCTCCCGCCAGTTCAACGAAGATCTTGAGAGCCTCAAGACTGAAATGCTGGAAATGGGTGGCCTGGTCACCCGCCAGGTGGCCGACGCCGTCGAGGCCCTGGCCAACGCCGACAGCGAGCTGGCCGAAAAAGTTTTGCGCGTGGAAGAGGATATCGACCGCTGCGAAATGGAAGTGGACGAGCACGCGACCCTGATCATCGCCAAGCGCCAGCCGGCGGCGTCCGACCTGCGCATGGTGATGTCGGTCATCCGCATCGCCCGCGATCTCGAGCGCGTGGGTGACGAGGCCAGCAAAATTGCCAAGATGGCCATCGCGCTGACCGACGAAGGCACCGCACCGCGCGGCTACACCGAGATTCGTCACATTGCCAATGCCGTGCGCAAGATGCTGAACGACGCCCTCGATGCCTACACCCGTTTCGACGTCAAATCGGCCATGGAAACCCTCGCCGAAGACGAGCAGGTCGACATGGACTACCGCAGCGCCATTCGCGAAATGGTCACCTACATGATGGAAGACCCGCGCAGCATTTCCCGCGTGATGAATGTGCTGTGGACCCTGCGCTCCCTGGAGCGCATCGGTGACCATGCCAAAAACATCTGTGAGCAGGTGGTCTATCTGGTGAAGGGTACCGACATCCGTCACGGCAACGAGCAGAACATGCGCTGACATTAGCACCGAAGACGCATCGCCTGGATGAGCGTGAAGTCACCAGATGGTGTCTGCAGACAAGGCCGCGCAAGCGGCCTTTTTTGTGCGTGCGGTTAATATTCGGGCAGCGGGCATTCAGCATATGTTCATTCGCCCTGCCGCAAAATCGCGCCGCAATGTTGGTTGAGCGGCCGCGCCCGGATGAACTTGGGACGTCCGTCGCAACTCGGGGTTTTCATTGCACATCCATTTTTATGCGCTTAGAATCCGCGCCGAATTTGTCCCTCGGGCCAGTCGGCCTCAGGGACAGGTTGGGACGGGTACACAGCGTACCGATGTAAATTAAACAGGGAATACTTCTATGAAGTTCAAGTTTGCCGCACTGCCTTTGATGCTGGCTTCTGCGGTCGCTTCTGCGGCGCAGTACAGTTCTTTTACCGATGTCGATTATACCGCTGCCGATTACGGTAACTTCGATGTCGACACGCTGAATCTTGACTCTCGCTACTACTTTGGCGCCTTGGAAACACTCGGCCCGCGTAAAGAGTTTGGATACATTTTGCCGGTATCCAATATTAATGGCGGCTTTGCTTATACGGATGCCGAGGGTGAAAGCAGTGATGCCAGCTATGTTGGTGGTGAATACTACACCGGTCAGTGGAAGGTGTTCGGTGGTTTGAGTGATACCGACCTGTCCACCAATTACCGCGTTGGTGCGGGTTTCCTATTTACCCCTGATTTGCTTGCCGAGGTAGAGGCGGTAAAGCGTGAGGATGTAGATACCGAGCTGTTG
Proteins encoded:
- a CDS encoding putative porin codes for the protein MKFKFAALPLMLASAVASAAQYSSFTDVDYTAADYGNFDVDTLNLDSRYYFGALETLGPRKEFGYILPVSNINGGFAYTDAEGESSDASYVGGEYYTGQWKVFGGLSDTDLSTNYRVGAGFLFTPDLLAEVEAVKREDVDTELLFRARYNHQLAGNDYIGFTAEVDDDFDYRSVSSKYFTALSGGQYLTAGLALIDTDDSDLYWGGSVEFYFNEDTSIGATYDEAESYRFHATHFFNENIAAKASYGSNRDFDEVDVFSIGVTVQL
- the pstB gene encoding phosphate ABC transporter ATP-binding protein PstB is translated as MRNVNVFYGEAQAIHDVSLDIGRNQVVAMIGPSGCGKSTFLRCLNRMNDTIEGCRVEGDLTLDGDPIYGPKVDVVPLRARVGMVFQKPNPFPKSIYENVAYGPKIHGIASRRAELDEIVENSLRRAGLWNEVKDRLDKPGTGLSGGQQQRLCIARAIAVSPEVILMDEPCSALDPIATARIEELIDELRENYTIAIVTHSMQQAARVSQRTAYFHLGKLVEVNDTETVFTNPEHALTEAYITGRFG
- the phoU gene encoding phosphate signaling complex protein PhoU, with product MEMHFDQHISRQFNEDLESLKTEMLEMGGLVTRQVADAVEALANADSELAEKVLRVEEDIDRCEMEVDEHATLIIAKRQPAASDLRMVMSVIRIARDLERVGDEASKIAKMAIALTDEGTAPRGYTEIRHIANAVRKMLNDALDAYTRFDVKSAMETLAEDEQVDMDYRSAIREMVTYMMEDPRSISRVMNVLWTLRSLERIGDHAKNICEQVVYLVKGTDIRHGNEQNMR